A genome region from Piliocolobus tephrosceles isolate RC106 chromosome 8, ASM277652v3, whole genome shotgun sequence includes the following:
- the LOC111530171 gene encoding cytochrome P450 3A8 isoform X1, which yields MDLIPDLAVETWLLLVITLVLLYLYGTHSHGLFKKLGIPGPTPLPFLGNILSCRQGFWKFDMESYKKYGKMWGFYDGRQPVLAITDPNMIKTVLVKECYSVFTNRRPFGPVGFMKYAISIAEDEEWKRIRSLLSPTFTSGKLKEMVPIIAKYGDVLVRNLRRETETGKPVTLKDVFGAYSMDVITSTSFGVNVDSLNNPQDPFVENTKKLLRFDFLDPFFLSITIFPFLTPILEVLNISVFPREVTSFLRKAVKRIKESRLKETQKRRVDFLQLMIDSQNSKDTESHKALSDLELVAQSVIFIFAGYETTSSVLSFIMYELATHPDVQQKLQEEIDAVLPNKAPPTYDTVLQMEYLDMVVNETLRLFPIAMRLERVCKKDVEINGIFIPKGVVVMIPSYALHHDPKYWTEPEKFLPERFSKKNKDNIDPYIYAPFGSGPRNCIGMRFAVMNMKLALIRVLQNFSFKPCKETQIPLKLRLGGLLQTEKPIVLKIESRDGTVSGA from the exons ATATGGAACCCATTCACATGGACTTTTTAAGAAGCTTGGAATTCCAGGGCCCACACCTCTGCCTTTTTTGGGAAATATTTTGTCCTGCCGTCAG GGCTTTTGGAAGTTTGATATGGAAAGTTATAAAAAGTATGGAAAAATGTGGGG CTTTTATGATGGTCGACAGCCTGTGCTGGCTATCACAGATCCCAACATGATCAAAACAGTGCTAGTGAAAGAATGTTATTCTGTCTTCACAAACCGGAGG CCTTTTGGTCCAGTGGGATTTATGAAATATGCCATCTCTATAGCTGAGGATGAAGAATGGAAGAGAATACGATCATTGCTGTCTCCAACCTTCACCAGTGGAAAACTCAAGGAG ATGGTCCCTATCATTGCCAAGTATGGAGATGTGTTGGTGAGAAATCTGAGGCGTGAAACAGAGACAGGCAAGCCTGTCACCTTGAAAGA TGTCTTTGGGGCCTACAGCATGGACGTGATCACTAGCACATCATTTGGAGTGAATGTCGACTCTCTCAACAATCCACAAGACCCCTTTGTGGAAAACACCAAGAAGCTTTTAAGATTTGATTTCTTAGATCCATTCTTTCTCTCAATAA cAATCTTCCCATTTCTCACCCCAATTCTTGAAGTATTAAATATCTCTGTTTTTCCAAGAGAAGTTACAAGTTTTTTAAGAAAAGCTgtaaaaaggataaaagaaagtCGCCTCAAAGAGACACAAAAG CGCCGAGTGGATTTCCTTCAGCTGATGATTGACTCTCAGAATTCGAAAGACACTGAGTCCCACAAAG cTCTGTCTGATCTGGAGCTCGTGGCCCAATCAGTTATCTTCATTTTTGCTGGCTATGAAACCACGAGCAGTGTTCTTTCCTTCATTATGTATGAACTGGCCACTCACCCTGATGTCCAGCAGAAACTGCAGGAGGAAATTGATGCAGTTTTACCCAATAAG gcACCACCCACCTATGATACTGTGCTACAGATGGAGTATCTTGACATGGTGGTGAATGAAACACTCAGATTATTCCCAATTGCTATGAGACTTGAGAGGGTCTGCAAAAAAGATGTTGAAATCAATGGGATATTCATACCCAAAGGGGTGGTGGTGATGATTCCAAGCTATGCTCTTCACCATGACCCAAAGTACTGGACAGAGCCTGAGAAGTTCCTCCCTGAAAG GTTCAGCAAGAAGAACAAGGACAACATAGATCCTTACATATACGCACCCTTTGGAAGTGGACCCAGAAACTGCATTGGCATGAGGTTTGCTGTCATGAACATGAAACTTGCTCTAATCAGAGTCCTTCAGAACTTCTCCTTCAAACCTTGTAAAGAAACACAG ATCCCACTGAAATTACGCTTAGGAGGACTTCTTCAAACAGAAAAGCCCATTGTTCTAAAGATTGAGTCAAGGGATGGGACTGTAAGTGGAGCCTGA